TAGCAGTGGTTTTGTGGTCCAGGACGCCGAACTACAGCATATTGTTTGGAAATCTCCCGGCATCCGAGCTGGTTGAGATTGCCAATGCGCTGGATGCTGCCAATATTCCGTACAAGGTGGAACATGCCAGCGGTTCAATCACAGTTCCCCGCAGCAGGATTCATGAAACGCGCATTCGCCTGGCAACACAAGGACTTCCCAAGGGCAAAGCTGCCGGCTATGAGCTGCTGGACAGGAAAATGGAATTTGGTACGAGCAGATTTCTGGAAAATGCCCGTTACCAGCAGGCATTGGAGGGTGAGCTGGCACGCACCATCAGCGCCCTGGATGACGTACAGCAGGCAAGGGTGCATCTTGCCTTGCCCAAGGATTCTGTATTTGTTCGTGACCGGGTCAGGCCGGAGGCATCAGTCCTGCTGCAACTCGCATCCGGACAGGAACTGGAACGAGCACAGGTGGCGGGTATCGTTCATCTGGTGGCTTCCAGTATTCCCAAGATGAAGCCGGAAGACGTTGCGGTAGTGGATCAACAAGGACATCTCCTGAGCGAAAAAAAGGAAGAAAACAGCCTGGCCCTGAATACCAGTCAACTGGACTACACACATCAACTGGAAGCGATCTATGTACAACGTATCAAAGATATTCTCAGTCCATTTGTGGGCAGCGGTGGCGTGCGTGCACAGGTTGTAGCCGACCTGGATTTCACGGTGTCCGAGCAGACACAGGAGCAATACGTTCCGGAAAAAAACCTGGTACGCAGCGAAGATATACGCGAGGAGAAAAATGATCTTGCCAATCCCGTGGGGATACCAGGGGCGTTGACCAACCAGCCTCCCCGTGGGGGTACCACAGGAGAGTTGCCTGAAAACAATGGCGACAAGACAGTTGACGTTCGTTCCAAGCACGTCGTCAGGAACTATGAGCTGGATCGCACCATCATTCATTCCCGGCGCCTACCGGGTCAGGTTCGCAGGCTATCTGTGGGTGTGGTAGTCGACTACAAGAAGAAGATTCTGGATGACGGAACCATTGAACAGGTAGCTCTTACGGAGCAGGAACTGCAGCATGTCACTGCACTGGTCAAGGAAGCCGTGGGGTTCGATGAAACCCGAAAAGACAGTGTGAATGTCATCAATACTTCTTTCCAGGGGGTTCAAAAGATGGAACCGCCGGAGGAAGTACCTCTCTGGCAGCAGACCTGGGTATGGGATTTGGCCAAGCCGGCATTGGGTGGTTTGTTTGTGCTGATTCTTGTGTTCGGGGTGCTTCGCCCGGCGTTGAACAATCTGTCAGAAGCCGGGCGCATCGCCCATTCCGGTACCGAAGGCGAGGTGCTCCTGGCATCTGATGGCGGAGCTGCCGTGGCCGGCCTGCCCACACCTGATGGTGCAGTGCCAGCTGGTCAGGGGACACAGGACAACGACGATGTGGCCGTTGCCGAGGGCAGCCATGAGCCTGGAGAGGAATTTGGACAGAAGCCACCTGCGCTGGATATTGAAACCGCAAGAAGCATGGTTCAGAAGGATCCTCGAAGAGTGGCACAGGTGGTAAAAAACTGGGTGGCAGACAATGAGTGATCAGGAACAAGTAACTGTGGATGGCCTTGAAAGAGCCGCGATCTTCATGATGAGCCTGGGTGAGAAAGAGGCCGCGGCCATTATCCGCTACATGGAGCCCAAAGAAGTGCAGCGTGTGGGATCAGCCATGGCGGCCCTGTCTCATGTCACCCATGAGCAGATCGACCGGGTGTTGGGAAGTTTTGCCGAGGCCGTGGAACGGGAAACCGCCCTGGGTCTGGATTCAGAGGAATATGTAAGAAATACGCTCGTTGAAGCCTTTGGTGTGGAAAAGGCAGTAAACCTGATTGATCGAATTCTGACCAAGCCGAATTCCAAGGGGATTGAGTCCCTGAAATGGCTGGATCCGCGGGCCATAGCAGAAATTTTCCGTTTCGAGCACCCTCAGATTGTATCCATTGTTCTTTCATATCTGGACAACGACCAGGCGGCAGAAGTTCTCAAGTATTTCCCGGAGGAAAGGCGAGCGGACGTGCTGATGCGCATTGCGACTCTTGATGGCGTTCAGCCATCTGCCCTTCAGGAACTGGATGACATACTGGAGCGTCAGTATGCCGGAAGTTTCTCCCTTACCAGCCCGGCGTCCGGAGGAAAGGAAACCGCAGCCAACATACTCAACTTTCTTGATGCGGATGCAGAGCAGAAGATTACGGAAGCCATTCAGAAGGTTGACGAGGCACTCGCGGAGGAAATCCAGAACCTCATGTTCGTCTTCAGCAATCTGCTCGATGTCGATGATCGTGGTATTCAGACCCTGTTGCGTGAGGTGCCCTCGGATACCTTGTTGCTGGCCCTCAAAGGAGCCGATCAGGACGTTCAGAACAAGATTTTCAAGAACATGTCCAAGCGTGCTGCCGACATGTTGCGTGATGACCTGGAGGCCAAGGGCCCGGTTCGCCTCAGTGAAGTCGAGGAAGCCCAGAAGGCGATACTGGCCGTAGCCAAGCGGTTGGCGGATGAAGGTGAAATCGCTCTGGGTGGATCCGGAGGTGATGAATTTGTCTAACCAGAAGACTTTTGGCAATGCGGTTCGTGCCTGGCAGGCTCCCTCACTGACTTCCGGCGAGGATGCAGGAAGTCATGATGAAAAAGTTGTTCTACCCACGGCAGATCAGATTGAAGCTCTACAAAACGCAGCCCATGAGGAAGGTTTTGCGAGGGGATACCAGGAAGGTCTGGCTGCGGCTCAGGAAAAGATCCAGACACGTGTCGATCACCTGGATTCGTTACTGGACTGCCTGGGCCGCCCCCTGGCGCAGCTGAGTAGCCAGGTAGAGGAGGAACTGGTACTTCTTGCCCTCGCCATAGCCAAACAGTTGGTTCGAAGGGAATTCAAGGTGGATCCTGCGCACATCATTGGAGTGATACGTACGGCTGTTGCCCAATTACCGGTGTGTAACAACCGGGTTGTCATTGAGCTTCATCCCGAAGATGCGTCCCTGGTGAGGGAAATGCTGAACCTCGATGAAGAAGCAGAGGCAAGCTGGCGCATCAATGAAGTGCCAACACTCACCCGTGGAGGCTGCCGGATAGACAATGGGGAGTCGCATATCGATGCCACGGTAGAGACCCGTATCAACCAGGTTGCGGCCAGCCTGTTCGGGGGTGAACGGGCGGTGGATGACGAATGAATACCCCAAACAACGAGTGTAGAGCCGCTATCGGCACCCAATGGGAAACAAATCTCAGAAAGTATCGTGAGCATGCCAGCAATGCTGCCACAATGGTTGTGGAAGGCAGGGTCAAACGAATCGTTGGCCTCACCATAGAAGCTGTGGGCATCCATGCTCCGATTGGTGCGCGCTGCCGGATTCATACGGACAATACTGCGGTCGAATCTGAAGTGGTAGGGTTTGCCGGATCCAGCACCTATCTCATGCCGGCCGGCGACAGCCGTGGGCTGATGCCCAATGCCCGGGTGGTTCCGGGTGAGTCGTCCTATGATGCCAGGGTTGGTGACGGACTTCTGGGGCGCGTAGTCGATGCATCGGGCAATCCTTTGGATGGCCGGGGGCCTATCAACTACAGCCGCCGTCGTGCGTTGCTTGGACATCCGGTCAATCCCCTGAAGCGATGGCCCATCGATACACCTCTGGATGTGGGCGTGCGTTCCATCAATGCCATGCTGACCGTCGGGCGGGGGCAGCGCATCGGCCTGTTTGCCGGAAGTGGAGTCGGAAAGAGTGTGTTGCTGGGCATGATGACCAAATACACCAATGCCGATGTGGTTGTTGTAGGGCTCATCGGTGAACGTGGCCGGGAGGTAAAGGAGTTTGTAGAAAACATCCTTGGTGAATCCGGGCGCAAAAAGGCCGTAGTGGTGGCCAGTCCCGCCGACAATCCGCCTCTGTTGCGCATGCATGGTGCGTGGCTGGCCACTTCCATCGCTGAATATTATCGGGATCAGGGGAAGCATGTTCTGTTGCTGATGGATTCTCTCACCCGTTTTGCCCAGGCCCAGCGGGAGATTGCCCTGGCTATTGGTGAGCCTCCCGCAACCAAAGGTTATCCCCCATCGGCTTTTGCACGTCTTCCCCAACTGGTTGAAAGAGCAGGCAATGGTGAGCAGGGTGGGGGATCCATCACGGCGTTCTATACGGTACTGGCTGAAGGAGATGACCAGAATGATCCGGTAGTGGATTCCGCCAGAGCCATTCTGGATGGACATGTGGTTCTATCCCGGGAACTTGCAGAAGGTGGGCATTATCCCGCCATTGATATCGAGGCATCCGTAAGCCGTGTCATGGGGGATATCGTACCTGAGGAGCACATTCAGGCAGCCAGGCGGTTTCGTCAGTTGTATTCCACGTATCACAAGAATCAGGATTTGATCAGCGTTGGCGCCTACAAGTCCGGCAGTGACCCAAGAGTGGATGAAGCGATTCAGTATTACCCCAGGCTGGTTCATTTTCTGCAACAAAACCGTACTGAAGCAGAAGCCTTTGAGCAGAGCATTCGGAAACTTCTGGCTGTGATCGGTCCGGATCAGAGTAAAGAGGAGCATGAAACAGAATGAACCATGGGGATTCTCTTAAAACTGTTGCTCGCGTCGTGGGAAATGAAGAGCGTGAGATGGCCCGTAGAATGAGCGACTGCAGGACGAAACTGGAGACCGATGAGGAGCGGCTATTGTCTTTGCGCCAGTATCGGAAGCAGTATTTGAAAGGATTTCATGGGATGGAGGGTTGTTGTCTCAACCCGGTTCAGCTTCAGGACTACAGGGCTTTTCTGGCGAAACTGGATCAGGCTATTGCTGAGCAGCATCATATGGTGGAACAAAGCCGAGCAGCCTTCGAGTCCCTGCAACTCCAGTGGCAGAAGCTGCATGGTGAGAACAAGGCGCTACAGAAACTGATTCTCAAACGACAGAAAAGCCAGCTGCTGGAACAGTCACGTAGAGAACAGAAAGAACTGGATGAACGAGCAGGCTGGGCGCATCGGAACAATGGGATGTCCTGAACAGGGTTTGTCAGGAACAGGCTGCGAGCCTCTTGTTTTTGGATCCGGCCATGAAATGCTGTGTTGCCAGCTGTGGTATATGCTCTGGTGGCACCGGCTTGCTGAAAAGATAGCCCTGTACCAGGTCACACGCCGTTTTTCTCAACACATCCACTTCCTGATCCTGCTCTACGCCTTCGGCAACCACCAGGTATCCCAGAGCATGGGCCAGATCAACGATGGAATGAAGCAGAATCGTTGAGTTGGTATCCTTGAACATATTGGAAATGAATACACGATCGATCTTGAGACTGTCGATGGGCAATGATTTCAGGGATGCCAGGGAAGAGTAGCCGGTACCAAAGTCATCGATACTGATCCTTACGCCCAGATCACGCAGTTTCTGGAAGATGCCAATATTGTTTTCCGTGGTTTGCACCACATTTTCCGTGATCTCCAGTTCCAGACTGCTGGGAGACAGCCCGGTTTCCTCAAGGATGGACTCTACGGCAGGCAAGAGGGATGGATCGTTGAAATGCAGTGGCGATATGTTGACTGCCATGCGCAGCTCCGGAACGCCCTTCTCCTGCCAGTCTGCCACTTGCTTACAGGCGGTTTTCAGCACCCAATCTCCAATTGCGCGAATCATTCCGATCTGCTCTGCCAGATCGATGAACTGATCCGGAGGAATGAGTCCTCGTTCCGGATGCTGCCAGCGGATCAGTGCCTCCACACCGACTATCTTTCCCTGTTTCAGATCGATTTGCGGTTGATAGTACAGGGTCAGCTGGTCCAGTTCGATGGCCCTGCGCAGATCCTGTTCCATTCGTAGCCGCTGCTCAGCTTCACGCGTGTGGGTTTTCTCATAGAATACATAGCGGTGTTTCCCCTGGTTTTTGGCGGCATACATGGCGCTGTCCGCAGCCTTGATGAGGGTATGAAGGTCACGGCCATCCTTGGGATAGCGGGCAATCCCGATGCTACACCGGGGGCGCAATTCCCCTGTCGATAGCACTACCGGACGATTGATGGCCAGCAGGCTGCGGCGGGCCACCTCTGCGGCATCATTTTTCTGATTGACTTCGTTGATCAGAATGAAGAACTCGTCACCACTGACACGAGCCAGGAAATCAGTTTCCCTCACTACACATTGCAGGCGCCGGGCAACTGCTTTAAGCAGTTTATCACCAACATTGTGGCCGAGGCTGTCGTTGATGTCCTTGAAACCATCCAGGTCAAGGCAGAGCAGGGCAAATTCTCTTTGGTGTTTTTCGGCTGAGTGAATGGTATTGGTCATGTATTCATAGAAACAGGTTCTGCTGGCCAGACCGGTGAGTTCATCGGTGGTGGTCAGTTGATGCATTCTTCTTTCCGTGGCCTGTTTTTGCGTAATATCCTGCACCGTGCCAAGCAGCACCTGAGTGGAATTGGGTGCCATTTCCAGTTCTTGATGTACCGTAATATTCGGACGGCCCTTCACGACCAACTGGTAGTTGAAAGGCTCCATTCTGTCCCCTGCAGTGGTGGCGATTATGGCGCTCCTCAAGTAGTTGCGATCCTTGCTGTGAACGTGCGCCAGATAGCGATCCAGGGAATATTGCTGTTCCTCTGCGGGAAGATTGAGCATTGCCGCCAGGTTTTCCGAGATTTCAAGGCTGTCGGCGCGGGAGTCCCATCTCCAGTAACCTAGCCCGGCCATGCGTTGTGCACTCAACAGCTTTTCCTGGTTTTCCAGGAGTTTTTTTGCATTCTGGCTGGCACGCAACTGAAAGCGTATGTGCTGCAGGAGCTGGGGATAGTTGACAGGTTTTATGATAAAGCCGGATGCTCCCGCGGCATAGGCTTTTTCCACTGATTCATGGTTGTCCAACCCGGTAACCATTATCACTGGTATATCAGAAAGAGACGGGAATT
This sequence is a window from Thiolapillus brandeum. Protein-coding genes within it:
- the fliF gene encoding flagellar basal-body MS-ring/collar protein FliF, yielding MALVKTEKMLEQIQGFGSLSLWRQLGLMVLLAAIIAIAVAVVLWSRTPNYSILFGNLPASELVEIANALDAANIPYKVEHASGSITVPRSRIHETRIRLATQGLPKGKAAGYELLDRKMEFGTSRFLENARYQQALEGELARTISALDDVQQARVHLALPKDSVFVRDRVRPEASVLLQLASGQELERAQVAGIVHLVASSIPKMKPEDVAVVDQQGHLLSEKKEENSLALNTSQLDYTHQLEAIYVQRIKDILSPFVGSGGVRAQVVADLDFTVSEQTQEQYVPEKNLVRSEDIREEKNDLANPVGIPGALTNQPPRGGTTGELPENNGDKTVDVRSKHVVRNYELDRTIIHSRRLPGQVRRLSVGVVVDYKKKILDDGTIEQVALTEQELQHVTALVKEAVGFDETRKDSVNVINTSFQGVQKMEPPEEVPLWQQTWVWDLAKPALGGLFVLILVFGVLRPALNNLSEAGRIAHSGTEGEVLLASDGGAAVAGLPTPDGAVPAGQGTQDNDDVAVAEGSHEPGEEFGQKPPALDIETARSMVQKDPRRVAQVVKNWVADNE
- the fliG gene encoding flagellar motor switch protein FliG; the protein is MSDQEQVTVDGLERAAIFMMSLGEKEAAAIIRYMEPKEVQRVGSAMAALSHVTHEQIDRVLGSFAEAVERETALGLDSEEYVRNTLVEAFGVEKAVNLIDRILTKPNSKGIESLKWLDPRAIAEIFRFEHPQIVSIVLSYLDNDQAAEVLKYFPEERRADVLMRIATLDGVQPSALQELDDILERQYAGSFSLTSPASGGKETAANILNFLDADAEQKITEAIQKVDEALAEEIQNLMFVFSNLLDVDDRGIQTLLREVPSDTLLLALKGADQDVQNKIFKNMSKRAADMLRDDLEAKGPVRLSEVEEAQKAILAVAKRLADEGEIALGGSGGDEFV
- a CDS encoding flagellar assembly protein FliH; this translates as MNLSNQKTFGNAVRAWQAPSLTSGEDAGSHDEKVVLPTADQIEALQNAAHEEGFARGYQEGLAAAQEKIQTRVDHLDSLLDCLGRPLAQLSSQVEEELVLLALAIAKQLVRREFKVDPAHIIGVIRTAVAQLPVCNNRVVIELHPEDASLVREMLNLDEEAEASWRINEVPTLTRGGCRIDNGESHIDATVETRINQVAASLFGGERAVDDE
- the fliI gene encoding flagellar protein export ATPase FliI, with protein sequence MNTPNNECRAAIGTQWETNLRKYREHASNAATMVVEGRVKRIVGLTIEAVGIHAPIGARCRIHTDNTAVESEVVGFAGSSTYLMPAGDSRGLMPNARVVPGESSYDARVGDGLLGRVVDASGNPLDGRGPINYSRRRALLGHPVNPLKRWPIDTPLDVGVRSINAMLTVGRGQRIGLFAGSGVGKSVLLGMMTKYTNADVVVVGLIGERGREVKEFVENILGESGRKKAVVVASPADNPPLLRMHGAWLATSIAEYYRDQGKHVLLLMDSLTRFAQAQREIALAIGEPPATKGYPPSAFARLPQLVERAGNGEQGGGSITAFYTVLAEGDDQNDPVVDSARAILDGHVVLSRELAEGGHYPAIDIEASVSRVMGDIVPEEHIQAARRFRQLYSTYHKNQDLISVGAYKSGSDPRVDEAIQYYPRLVHFLQQNRTEAEAFEQSIRKLLAVIGPDQSKEEHETE
- the fliJ gene encoding flagellar export protein FliJ; protein product: MNHGDSLKTVARVVGNEEREMARRMSDCRTKLETDEERLLSLRQYRKQYLKGFHGMEGCCLNPVQLQDYRAFLAKLDQAIAEQHHMVEQSRAAFESLQLQWQKLHGENKALQKLILKRQKSQLLEQSRREQKELDERAGWAHRNNGMS
- a CDS encoding EAL domain-containing protein; translation: MDNHHLHATIGKHSSAESGVTVLLAEDNKVSQQIASVMLKSLGCDVDIVCNGEDAVQAHSRKKYDLVLMDYRMPGTDGLEATTRIRDMEEAAGIPPVPIIALTVSDDDRTRNACLAVGMDDFLSKPLKKQDLERKLAHWLMVWDCGLSSTHSQTRAIESTTKKKTLDGRAIERMRELEQETGSDILARTINHFLQQAPKDMNAVREALKDQDRKRLGFLAHNLKYYSATLGATKLTEQCRLLEKLSQAGSWDELMGLARDMDKNMPPTMDALREALEKQTGSSKHLASLSRTSHRERLLIVDDDQVFRKNTRDILSTAGYEVLEAAYGTKALSLALRHQPDLVLLDAVMENMDGYEVCTRMLKFPSLSDIPVIMVTGLDNHESVEKAYAAGASGFIIKPVNYPQLLQHIRFQLRASQNAKKLLENQEKLLSAQRMAGLGYWRWDSRADSLEISENLAAMLNLPAEEQQYSLDRYLAHVHSKDRNYLRSAIIATTAGDRMEPFNYQLVVKGRPNITVHQELEMAPNSTQVLLGTVQDITQKQATERRMHQLTTTDELTGLASRTCFYEYMTNTIHSAEKHQREFALLCLDLDGFKDINDSLGHNVGDKLLKAVARRLQCVVRETDFLARVSGDEFFILINEVNQKNDAAEVARRSLLAINRPVVLSTGELRPRCSIGIARYPKDGRDLHTLIKAADSAMYAAKNQGKHRYVFYEKTHTREAEQRLRMEQDLRRAIELDQLTLYYQPQIDLKQGKIVGVEALIRWQHPERGLIPPDQFIDLAEQIGMIRAIGDWVLKTACKQVADWQEKGVPELRMAVNISPLHFNDPSLLPAVESILEETGLSPSSLELEITENVVQTTENNIGIFQKLRDLGVRISIDDFGTGYSSLASLKSLPIDSLKIDRVFISNMFKDTNSTILLHSIVDLAHALGYLVVAEGVEQDQEVDVLRKTACDLVQGYLFSKPVPPEHIPQLATQHFMAGSKNKRLAACS